The Bacillus sp. es.036 genomic sequence CACACCTTTACAATCCGTCAAAGGGGGATTTTCTGTTCAACGTATCCTTTATGCAACGCTGTCCTTATCCCAACCTGAAATATCGATTTCGAGGGGAATGTTGGCAGCACGTTGCTTACGAGCCGAGTAGAAGAAAGCTACAATAACAGCGATCGTAATGATGGTTGCCCCAATGTAAGCGACGTTCATCGGTAAGCGAAATCCAATTGGCGCATTTAGAATGTAAGTGGTCGTTGCCATCGTGATGAAAATCGCTGGAATCATCGCAATCCAATAGTTTTTCTTCGCAATAAACAAGTACATTGCACCAACCCATAAGGCAATCATCGCTGTAGACTGGTTTGCCCATGAGAAGTATCTCCATAGAAGGGTGAAATCAATTTTCGTGAGCCCAAATGCAACAACGAAAAGCGGTAGTGCGATCCAGAGACGATTTGTTACTTTACGCTGTGAGTAATTAAAGTAGTCTGCAATAATCATACGAGCACTTCTGAAGGCTGTATCGCCAGACGTAATTGGAAGGACGATAACACCAAGAATGGCTAGCGTTCCGCCGATTGCACCGAGCATGAGCGTAGAAGCTTCACTTACAATGGCAGCGGGACCACCATTTGCAAGTAGTTCATTTAACCCAACCGGGCCATTGAATAAGCTCATAGCGGCAGCCGCCCAAATCATCGCAATGACACCTTCTGCAATCATCATACCGTAGAAAATGTTACGACCTTGTTTTTCATTTTGCGTTGTGCGTGAAATGATTGGCGTTTGTGTGGCGTGAAACCCAGAAAGCGCGCCGCA encodes the following:
- a CDS encoding carbon starvation CstA family protein; the encoded protein is MYTFLAGIALLIIGYFTYGKFVEKIFGIKEARQTPAYTHQDGVDYLPMNTKKNSLIQLLNIAGVGPIFGPILGALYGPVAFLWIVFGCIFAGAVHDYLTGMISIRNRGAHLPELAGKFLGKVMKHVVNAFAVLLLLLTGTVFVTAPAGLLNNLMNGWATMGLILGAIFVYYILATLLPIDKIIGRFYPIFGALLLISALGVGAGLVFTGAPIPEITLSNFHPDNAPVFPLLFLTISCGALSGFHATQTPIISRTTQNEKQGRNIFYGMMIAEGVIAMIWAAAAMSLFNGPVGLNELLANGGPAAIVSEASTLMLGAIGGTLAILGVIVLPITSGDTAFRSARMIIADYFNYSQRKVTNRLWIALPLFVVAFGLTKIDFTLLWRYFSWANQSTAMIALWVGAMYLFIAKKNYWIAMIPAIFITMATTTYILNAPIGFRLPMNVAYIGATIITIAVIVAFFYSARKQRAANIPLEIDISGWDKDSVA